A DNA window from Coffea arabica cultivar ET-39 chromosome 6c, Coffea Arabica ET-39 HiFi, whole genome shotgun sequence contains the following coding sequences:
- the LOC113693534 gene encoding zinc finger BED domain-containing protein RICESLEEPER 2-like has protein sequence MTTKDIGQYLITSDKGALATRNAQFSQDKFRELLVHAIVRHELPFSFVEYEGIKNVLTYLEPQIKHITRNTAKSDVKNLHAKEVNRLGSELRGCPSRICLTSDAWTSIVTDGYLSLTAHFIDSNWLLQKKILNFSYMPPPHNGVALAEKIYSLASSWGIERKLFAITLDNASANDSCVAILKNQLKLKNSLICDGILFHVRCCAHILNLIVQDGLKEIDKSVELIRECVKYVKGSQTRKLRFTECVTQTSLDSKKALVQDVPTRWNSTYRMLSSALYYRLAFCHLQLSDSNFRSCPSLEEWGRVEKICSFLQVFYEATNAFSGSKYPTSNLYFPQVFKIQLKLSEECNSSDDFMKRIASQMFVKFNKYWSEFNLLLAIAVVFDPQYKFQFIEFRYNKLYGPGSNELVKVRNALFDVYNEYVKISNTPGASSSCSRGSNEVYSPHGAKEQEDNQSFDILEEFDQFDTFEFACSAQKSQLELYLDEPRAKRSSHIIVLDYWKAQQFRFPDLSKLARDILCVPVSTVASESAFSLGGRILDQFRSSLSPQIVEALVCTKDWLFGDKSEVAMNVLAVIKAVRLQLEVAWRMHKFGIIMNAAVVNDEG, from the exons ATGACAACAAAGGACATTGGACAGTATCTAATCACTTCTGACAAAGGTGCTCTTGCCACACGAAATGCACAATTTAGTCAAGATAAATTTAGAGAATTACTTGTGCATGCCATAGTAAGACATGAGCTGCCATTTTCATTTGTGGAGTATGAGGGAATTAAAAATGTCCTTACATATTTGGAGCCTCAAATTAAACATATCACTAGGAACACAGCCAAATCGGACGTTAAAAATTTGCATGCAAAGGAAGTTAATAGACTTGGTAGTGAATTGCGGGGATGTCCTAGTCGAATATGTTTAACTTCTGATGCATGGACATCTATTGTTACTGATGGATACTTGAGTTTGACTGCACACTTCATTGATAGCAATTGGCTGCTACAGaaaaaaattctgaattttTCTTATATGCCTCCTCCCCATAATGGTGTTGCATTAGCTGAAAAAATTTACAGTTTGGCTAGTAGTTGGGGTATTGAAAGGAAGTTGTTTGCCATCACATTAGACAATGCTTCTGCAAATGATTCTTGTGTTGCAATACTTAAGAATCAGCTTAAGTTGAAAAATTCTTTAATTTGTGATGGTATTTTGTTTCATGTGAGATGTTGTGCACATATTCTCAACTTGATTGTGCAAGATGGTTTGAAAGAAATTGATAAATCTGTGGAGTTAATAAGAGAATGTGTCAAGTATGTGAAGGGTTCTCAAACAAGGAAGTTAAGGTTCACCGAATGTGTAACACAGACTTCTCTTGATTCCAAAAAAGCCTTAGTTCAAGATGTTCCTACTAGGTGGAACTCCACATATAGAATGCTTTCCAGTGCACTTTATTATCGCCTTGCATTTTGTCACTTACAATTAAGTGATTCAAATTTTCGGAGCTGTCCATCTCTTGAAGAATGGGGAAGAGTTGAAAAAATTTGTAGTTTTCTTCAAGTTTTTTATGAGGCAACTAATGCTTTTTCGGGGTCCAAGTATCCAACTAGTAACTTGTACTTTCCTCAAGTTTTTAAGATTCAATTGAAGCTGTCTGAGGAGTGCAATAGTTCAGATGATTTTATGAAGAGGATTGCTTCCCAAATGTTTGTGAAGTTTAACAAATATTGGTCTGAGTTCAATCTCTTGTTGGCAATTGCTGTGGTATTTGATCCCCAGTATAAATTTCAGTTTATTGAATTTCGTTATAATAAGCTATATGGTCCGGGGTCTAATGAATTAGTCAAGGTCAGGAATGCACTTTTTGATGTCTATAATGAGTATGTGAAGATTTCCAACACACCTGGTGCATCATCTTCATGCTCTCGAGGCAGCAATGAAGTTTATTCTCCTCATGGAGCCAAGGAACAAGAAGACAACCAATcatttgatattttagag GAATTTGATCAATTTGACACCTTTGAATTTGCCTGTAGTGCACAAAAAAGTCAATTGGAATTGTATTTAGATGAGCCAAGAGCTAAACGATCGTCACATATTATTGTTCTTGATTATTGGAAAGCACAACAATTtcgatttccagatttgagtaaATTGGCAAGGGACATTCTATGTGTTCCAGTATCAACCGTTGCTTCTGAATCTGCATTTAGTCTTGGTGGtagaattttggatcaatttcgTAGTTCACTTTCACCCCAAATTGTTGAGGCTTTAGTTTGCACTAAGGACTGGTTATTTGGAGATAAAAGTGAAG TTGCTATGAATGTGCTTGCCGTGATCAAAGCAGTCCGGCTGCAGTTGGAGGTTGCTTGGAGGATGCACAAGTTTGGCATCATTATGAATGCTGCTGTTGTTAATGATGAGGGCTGA